One part of the Desulfonema ishimotonii genome encodes these proteins:
- a CDS encoding helix-turn-helix domain-containing protein, whose product MRKASQKLRAILASNIRNYRKHKGLSQEKLADICGLHRTYVGAVERGERNVTLSTLEVFSASLGVSVPELLTERDCDESSR is encoded by the coding sequence ATGAGAAAAGCCAGTCAGAAACTCAGAGCTATCCTCGCGTCAAATATCCGCAATTACCGAAAACACAAAGGTCTGTCCCAGGAAAAGCTGGCCGACATATGCGGACTTCACCGGACATATGTCGGCGCTGTTGAGCGAGGTGAACGTAACGTTACCCTGAGTACTTTGGAAGTTTTTTCAGCTTCGTTAGGCGTTTCCGTACCTGAATTACTAACAGAAAGAGATTGTGATGAATCATCCCGCTGA
- a CDS encoding Coenzyme F420 hydrogenase/dehydrogenase, beta subunit C-terminal domain, producing the protein MKTFEDLIDEVQQPGLCHRCGGCVTFCTSINYGALELDEKGMPRFADKNKCIECGLCYSICPEIDEMQEETRQVAGWVPPIGNVIETTIARAIDPAIRAAATDGGVVTALLVHLFDRGHIDGAIVTKKSGPFEREPMLALSRQDIIDSAGFYFDSSHAVKHFGHDYSTYSPSVQEFRPMIQKGLRRVALVGTPCQIRTVRKMEAMSIVPSDSVKYTLGLFCSGNFLFDTDERQKLEKIGGFRWGDVEKVNLKEKLLIRLRGGEIKTISLDQIDFMKRYACRFCPDYSSEFADISFGGIGAEDGWTTVITRSPLGRAIFADAKGRALEGYDFSGKPDLSLEVLDKIKDASSKKRAYSKRMHDSLVQAQRGGRGA; encoded by the coding sequence ATGAAGACCTTTGAAGATCTGATAGATGAAGTCCAGCAGCCGGGGCTGTGCCACCGGTGCGGCGGGTGCGTGACCTTCTGCACGTCCATCAATTACGGCGCGCTGGAGCTGGATGAAAAGGGGATGCCCCGGTTTGCGGACAAAAACAAGTGCATTGAGTGCGGCCTCTGCTATTCCATCTGCCCGGAGATCGACGAGATGCAGGAGGAGACCCGGCAGGTGGCCGGATGGGTGCCGCCCATCGGCAATGTGATTGAGACGACCATCGCACGGGCCATTGATCCGGCCATCCGGGCTGCGGCCACGGACGGCGGCGTGGTCACTGCCCTGCTGGTCCATCTCTTTGACCGGGGCCATATTGACGGGGCGATTGTGACGAAAAAAAGCGGGCCGTTCGAGCGGGAGCCGATGCTGGCCCTGAGCAGGCAGGATATTATCGACTCCGCCGGGTTCTATTTTGACAGCTCCCACGCGGTGAAGCACTTCGGCCACGACTATTCCACCTATTCGCCGTCCGTTCAGGAATTCCGGCCCATGATCCAGAAGGGACTCCGGCGGGTGGCCCTGGTGGGGACGCCGTGCCAGATCAGGACGGTGCGGAAGATGGAGGCCATGAGCATTGTGCCGTCCGATTCCGTCAAATATACGCTGGGGCTGTTCTGTTCGGGCAATTTCCTGTTCGACACAGACGAGCGGCAGAAGCTGGAGAAGATCGGCGGATTCCGGTGGGGCGATGTGGAAAAGGTGAACCTCAAGGAAAAGCTGCTGATCCGGCTCCGGGGCGGCGAGATAAAGACCATTTCGCTGGATCAGATCGACTTTATGAAGCGGTATGCCTGCCGGTTCTGCCCGGATTATTCGTCCGAATTCGCCGATATCTCCTTTGGCGGCATCGGCGCGGAAGACGGCTGGACCACGGTGATCACCCGCTCGCCCCTGGGCCGGGCCATCTTCGCCGACGCAAAGGGCAGGGCCCTGGAAGGATACGACTTTTCCGGCAAACCCGACCTCTCCCTTGAGGTGCTGGACAAGATCAAGGACGCCTCGTCAAAGAAGAGAGCCTATTCCAAGCGGATGCACGATTCACTGGTGCAGGCCCAGCGGGGCGGGCGGGGGGCGTAA